One genomic window of Candidatus Baltobacteraceae bacterium includes the following:
- a CDS encoding HEAT repeat domain-containing protein, which yields MVYASGFNVFLRAMEIAVVFFAGVCVLLGVVLVVLRRRNAAISRHRIELQQRWQKTFRTTFTTPLTEFPPILKKDRYDVLLVFNQVRQLRQSDRETDRDGRTAYGPTLNDMARKIGLDAFAVTLLDRKDDADKIAALNLLGWMGDARLVPIIRNLMKTARASLSRAAAEALLRLDSTSVEDVVVQVRDRFGYVRARVELMLREVGTARLDPAMKRVVTLSDDRGKMRLLDYLGCASPSAAREICRAVVTTSSNGELVAAALKTLATVAQAEDADLGRRFAEDERPFLRLAALRVLKETATPQDLPLLEKMTSDSSWWVRQRAAETLVSIDTGNEIAARVLEAHEDPYAKAAVTAALAGQRASSAIRSSDRRAERSRR from the coding sequence TTGGTCTACGCGTCCGGCTTTAACGTCTTCCTCCGTGCGATGGAGATCGCGGTGGTGTTTTTCGCCGGGGTCTGCGTGCTGCTCGGCGTCGTTCTCGTGGTCTTGCGACGTCGCAATGCAGCTATTTCGCGTCACCGCATCGAGTTGCAGCAGCGTTGGCAGAAGACGTTCCGTACCACGTTCACGACGCCCCTGACCGAGTTTCCGCCCATTCTCAAGAAGGACCGTTACGACGTCTTGCTCGTTTTCAATCAAGTGCGCCAGCTGCGGCAGTCCGACCGAGAGACCGATCGCGATGGCCGCACCGCGTACGGTCCGACGCTCAACGACATGGCGCGCAAGATCGGCTTGGACGCGTTTGCGGTCACCCTGCTCGATCGTAAAGACGACGCGGATAAGATCGCGGCGCTCAACCTTCTGGGCTGGATGGGTGATGCGCGGCTGGTTCCCATTATTCGCAATCTTATGAAGACGGCGCGCGCTAGTCTCTCGCGTGCCGCGGCAGAAGCGCTGTTGCGGCTCGATTCCACCTCGGTGGAGGACGTCGTAGTTCAAGTGCGCGATCGGTTCGGTTACGTGCGCGCGCGTGTCGAGCTGATGCTGCGCGAGGTCGGAACCGCACGGCTCGATCCGGCGATGAAGCGCGTCGTTACGCTCTCCGACGACCGCGGAAAGATGCGGCTGCTGGATTACCTCGGCTGCGCGTCGCCTAGTGCCGCCCGAGAAATTTGCCGCGCCGTCGTCACGACGTCGAGCAACGGCGAACTGGTGGCGGCGGCGCTCAAGACGCTGGCCACGGTCGCGCAGGCCGAGGACGCCGATCTGGGACGCCGCTTTGCCGAAGATGAACGACCGTTCTTGCGTTTGGCCGCGCTGCGCGTGCTCAAAGAGACGGCGACGCCGCAAGATCTGCCGCTGCTCGAAAAGATGACCAGCGATTCGAGCTGGTGGGTCCGTCAGCGTGCGGCCGAGACGCTCGTTTCCATCGATACGGGTAACGAGATCGCCGCGCGCGTTCTCGAAGCGCACGAAGATCCGTACGCCAAAGCTGCCGTCACCGCGGCGCTCGCCGGCCAGCGTGCGAGCAGCGCAATCCGTTCTAGCGATCGCCGTGCCGAAAGGAGTCGTCGATGA